A genome region from Euphorbia lathyris chromosome 4, ddEupLath1.1, whole genome shotgun sequence includes the following:
- the LOC136227528 gene encoding uncharacterized protein: MGCEVNGVSAEEMSLSEDLLQQLFRASNFSNLRDALESLIAASRIHDGRADLASKGILPTVVKLIQSISYPSGHEYLILCLKLIRNLCAGEISNQNLFLELDGAGMISVVLRSAGLVSEPDYGIIRVGLQVLANVCLAGEKHQKLIWHCFFPSEFVAVAEVQSRDTFDPLCMIIYTCCDGNPSLVLELCGEQGLPIVTEIVRTASVVGFREDWLKLLLSRICLEEIHFPILFTRLYCVGDSENSERIAFSAEQAYLLSIVSEILNERLSDITVSNDFALFVFGIFKRSLEVIQSHSRGKSSLPTGSAAVDVLGYSLTILRDTCAQHGKTATTEDLVDVVDTLVLHGFIELLLSVLSKLEPPAIIKRAMRENENQEPCSSESSKPCPYRGFRRDIVAVIGNCTFLRKNVQDEIRKRNGVLLLLQQCVIDEENPFLREWGIWCVRNLLEGNVENQNVVAELELQKSVEVPELAGIGLRVDVDPKTRRARLVNMS; the protein is encoded by the exons ATGGGTTGTGAAGTCAATGGTGTTTCAGCTGAAGAAATGTCTCTGTCAGAAGATCTCCTCCAGCAACTGTTCAGGGCTTCAAACTTTTCAAACCTGAGAGACGCCTTAGAAAGTCTAATAGCAGCTTCTAGAATACATGATGGCCGTGCTGATCTTGCTTCAAAGGGTATTCTTCCTACTGTTGTGAAGCTTATCCAATCTATATCTTACCCTTCTGGACATGAATATCTCATACTTTGTTTGAAACTCATAAGAAATCTGTGTGCGGGTGAAATCAGCAATCAAAACCTTTTTCTTGAACTGGATGGGGCTGGGATGATTTCTGTTGTTCTCCGGTCGGCAGGGCTTGTTTCCGAGCCAGATTATGGTATTATCCGTGTGGGATTGCAGGTCCTGGCAAATGTTTGTTTAGCTGGAGAAAAACACCAAAAATTGATATGGCATTGCTTCTTTCCCTCTGAGTTTGTTGCAGTTGCAGAAGTCCAGAGTCGGGATACTTTTGATCCTCTGTGTAtgatcatttatacttgttgtGATGGAAATCCTAGCCTAGTTCTAGAGCTTTGTGGAGAACAAGGGTTGCCTATTGTGACAGAAATTGTGCGGACTGCATCTGTAG TTGGTTTCAGAGAAGATTGGTTGAAGCTGTTACTATCAAGAATCTGCTTGGAGGAAATACATTTTCCTATACTGTTCACTAGATTATATTGTGTTGGCGATTCCGAAAATAGTGAACGCATTGCTTTTTCAGCAGAACAAGCATATCTTTTGAGTATCGTATCAGAGATCTTGAATGAACGACTCAGCGACATAACTGTATCAAATGATTTTGCATTGTTTGTTTTTGGGATATTCAAGAGATCTCTTGAGGTCATTCAATCCCACTCAAGAGGCAAATCTAGTCTTCCAACTGGATCTGCGGCAGTCGATGTTCTCGGGTACTCATTGACCATTTTGAGAGATACATGTGCCCAACACGGTAAGACAGCTACCACTGAGGATTTAGTAGATGTGGTTGATACACTAGTCTTACATGGCTTTATCGAATTGCTTTTAAGTGTACTTAGTAAACTTGAGCCTCCTGCTATTATCAAGAGAGCCATGAGAGAGAATGAGAACCAAGAACCGTGTTCCTCAGAATCGTCGAAACCTTGCCCTTACAGAGGATTTCGGAGAGACATTGTTGCAGTCATTGGCAATTGTACTTTCTTAAGAAAGAATGTTCAAGATGAGATAAGGAAGAGGAATGGGGTTCTACTGCTTTTACAGCAGTGTGTTATTGATGAAGAGAACCCATTTCTAAGGGAATGGGGAATATGGTGTGTGAGAAACTTACTGGAAGGGAATGTAGAAAACCAGAACGTGGTGGCCGAATTGGAGCTTCAAAAATCTGTGGAGGTGCCGGAGCTTGCTGGAATTGGTCTCCGAGTAGACGTGGATCCAAAAACTCGACGTGCAAGGCTTGTAAATATGTCATAA